The following are encoded together in the Anaerostipes caccae L1-92 genome:
- a CDS encoding PTS sugar transporter subunit IIA encodes MEIMELFDESTMNLDLQGETKDQIIEEMVTLLDEGGVLADKEAYKKAIYAREEQSSTGLGFDIAIPHAKTAAVKTARVAFGKSDKGFDFGAEDGTKAHLIFMIAATDTDSNLHLQALATLSRNLIKADFRKKLLEAKTAGEVIEVLKTL; translated from the coding sequence ATGGAAATTATGGAATTATTTGATGAATCAACAATGAATCTTGACTTACAGGGTGAGACAAAAGATCAGATTATTGAGGAAATGGTAACCCTTTTGGACGAAGGCGGAGTGCTCGCCGACAAAGAAGCTTATAAAAAAGCGATCTATGCAAGAGAAGAGCAGTCCTCCACAGGACTCGGATTTGACATCGCGATCCCGCATGCCAAGACCGCAGCAGTAAAAACTGCACGGGTGGCCTTCGGAAAGTCTGACAAAGGATTTGATTTCGGAGCCGAAGACGGGACAAAAGCACACCTGATTTTCATGATAGCGGCCACCGATACAGACAGCAACCTGCACCTGCAGGCGCTGGCAACACTCTCAAGAAATCTGATCAAAGCAGATTTCAGGAAAAAACTGCTGGAAGCAAAGACAGCGGGAGAAGTCATCGAAGTGTTAAAAACTTTATAA
- a CDS encoding DeoR/GlpR family DNA-binding transcription regulator, whose protein sequence is MGKLLAKERQKEIIEYINSTGSAKIGELADKFEVTKETIRRDLTHLQEIGAIERSHGGATLISSFRPIPIETRISENSAVKYALCEKGLELIPEQGVIYLDAGSTMQCMAKLLSQKSGYTIVTNSINTTYHLNNGNNVTILTGGQLNPNNMSTEGFQTTNFINTIKVDIAFLGTSGFEQHNGPAVSEFTDAQIKQAIIPQSKIIVVISDSSKAHICSLVQYANWKDIDYFITDKDLPSATYKTLSELTEVILV, encoded by the coding sequence ATGGGAAAACTTCTCGCAAAAGAACGGCAGAAGGAAATCATTGAATATATCAACAGCACGGGAAGTGCAAAGATCGGGGAGCTCGCGGACAAGTTTGAGGTGACAAAAGAGACGATCCGGAGGGACCTGACCCATCTTCAGGAGATCGGAGCCATCGAGCGCAGCCACGGCGGGGCTACACTGATCTCCAGTTTCCGTCCCATTCCTATAGAGACACGGATCAGCGAAAACAGCGCCGTCAAATATGCTCTCTGTGAAAAAGGCCTGGAACTGATTCCGGAACAGGGCGTCATCTATCTGGATGCCGGAAGCACCATGCAGTGCATGGCAAAGCTCCTGAGCCAAAAGTCAGGCTATACTATCGTCACAAATTCCATCAATACAACCTATCATCTGAATAACGGAAACAATGTGACGATTCTCACCGGAGGCCAGCTCAATCCCAACAATATGTCCACAGAAGGATTTCAGACGACCAATTTTATCAACACAATCAAGGTGGATATCGCATTTTTAGGCACCAGCGGCTTTGAACAGCACAACGGTCCTGCGGTCTCTGAATTTACGGACGCCCAGATCAAGCAGGCGATCATTCCCCAGTCCAAGATCATTGTTGTCATCTCCGACAGTTCCAAGGCACATATCTGTTCTCTGGTACAGTATGCCAACTGGAAAGATATCGACTACTTTATAACCGATAAAGATTTGCCGTCCGCCACTTATAAGACACTGAGCGAATTAACGGAAGTTATCCTGGTATGA